Proteins from a single region of Streptococcus oralis:
- a CDS encoding NAD(P)H-dependent oxidoreductase, producing MKILVINGHPDKESFCQEIFRTIVENIDSNHHELESINLNEIDFDPVLRYGYRKRMEEDSFILRSQELIQWADHFIFVYPIWWSSMPSLLKGLIDRVFTPGIAYSANIQGSFIWNYLRGQQFKKLLKGKSASIYATSMAPTWWYKVFSGPISIPDSYGISVLKNAVLNHCGIKTKKVSILGELGREVNTSSTREKYLQKVAEEVKALG from the coding sequence ATGAAAATTTTAGTCATCAATGGACATCCTGACAAGGAAAGTTTCTGTCAAGAAATTTTTCGAACGATTGTAGAAAATATTGACTCAAATCATCATGAGCTTGAATCTATTAACCTAAATGAGATAGATTTTGATCCTGTATTACGTTATGGTTATCGAAAACGGATGGAAGAGGACTCTTTCATACTTCGCTCTCAGGAATTAATCCAGTGGGCAGATCATTTCATTTTTGTTTATCCAATTTGGTGGAGTAGTATGCCTAGCTTATTGAAGGGTTTGATTGATCGTGTTTTCACGCCAGGAATTGCGTACTCTGCCAATATTCAAGGAAGTTTTATTTGGAATTACTTAAGAGGTCAGCAGTTTAAAAAGTTACTAAAAGGAAAATCAGCCAGTATTTACGCAACATCCATGGCACCAACATGGTGGTACAAAGTATTCTCAGGTCCTATCAGTATCCCAGACAGTTATGGAATATCAGTATTAAAGAATGCTGTCCTAAATCACTGCGGTATTAAAACAAAGAAAGTTTCAATTTTGGGTGAGTTAGGGCGTGAGGTGAATACAAGTTCAACAAGAGAAAAGTATCTACAAAAAGTAGCTGAGGAAGTCAAGGCGTTGGGGTAG
- the uvrB gene encoding excinuclease ABC subunit UvrB translates to MINRITDNKFKLVSKYEPSGDQPQAIEQLVDNIEGGEKAQILMGATGTGKTYTMSQVISKVNKPTLVIAHNKTLAGQLYGEFKEFFPENAVEYFVSYYDYYQPEAYVPSSDTYIEKDSSVNDEIDKLRHSATSALLERNDVIVVASVSCIYGLGSPKEYTDSVVSLRPGLEISRDKLLNDLVDIQFERNDIDFQRGRFRVRGDVVEIFPASRDEHAFRVEFFGDEIDRIREVEALTGQVLGEVDHLAIFPATHFVTNDDHMEVAIAKIQAELEDQLAVFEKEGKLLEAQRLKQRTEYDIEMLREMGYTNGVENYSRHMDGRSEGEPPYTLLDFFPDDFLIMIDESHMTMGQIKGMYNGDRSRKEMLVNYGFRLPSALDNRPLRREEFESHVHQIVYVSATPGDYENEQTETVIEQIIRPTGLLDPEVEVRPTMGQIDDLLGEINARVEKNERTFITTLTKKMAEDLTDYFKEMGIKVKYMHSDIKTLERTEIIRDLRLGVFDVLVGINLLREGIDVPEVSLVAILDADKEGFLRNERGLIQTIGRAARNSEGHVIMYADTMTQSMQRAIDETARRRKIQMTYNEEHGIVPQTIKKEIRDLIAVTKSVAKEEDKEVDINSLNKQERKELVKKLEKQMQEAVEVLDFELAAQIRDMMLEVKALD, encoded by the coding sequence ATGATTAATAGAATTACAGATAATAAATTTAAACTAGTATCAAAATATGAACCTTCAGGAGATCAACCACAAGCGATTGAGCAGTTGGTTGACAATATCGAAGGTGGAGAGAAGGCCCAAATTTTGATGGGGGCGACGGGTACAGGGAAGACCTATACCATGAGTCAGGTCATTTCCAAAGTCAATAAACCAACTTTGGTCATTGCTCACAACAAAACCCTAGCTGGCCAGCTCTATGGGGAGTTCAAGGAATTTTTCCCTGAAAATGCTGTTGAGTACTTCGTATCCTACTATGATTATTACCAGCCCGAGGCCTATGTCCCTTCTAGTGATACCTATATAGAGAAGGATAGCTCGGTCAATGACGAGATTGACAAGCTCCGCCACTCGGCGACTTCAGCCCTTCTGGAGCGCAATGATGTCATCGTAGTGGCTTCTGTCTCTTGTATCTATGGTTTGGGTTCGCCAAAGGAATATACTGACAGTGTTGTTAGTCTCCGTCCAGGTCTGGAGATTTCTCGTGATAAACTTTTGAATGACTTGGTTGATATCCAGTTTGAACGTAATGATATTGATTTCCAACGGGGAAGATTTCGCGTTCGCGGGGATGTGGTGGAGATTTTCCCAGCTTCCCGTGATGAACACGCTTTTCGAGTAGAGTTTTTCGGGGATGAGATTGACCGTATCCGTGAAGTTGAGGCTTTGACAGGTCAGGTATTGGGAGAAGTGGATCATTTGGCGATTTTCCCTGCCACTCACTTTGTGACCAATGATGATCACATGGAAGTTGCTATTGCCAAGATTCAGGCAGAGTTGGAGGACCAGTTAGCTGTCTTTGAGAAGGAAGGTAAACTGCTAGAAGCTCAGCGTTTGAAACAGCGGACAGAGTATGATATCGAGATGTTACGTGAGATGGGTTATACAAATGGGGTTGAGAACTACTCACGTCACATGGATGGTCGTAGCGAAGGAGAGCCCCCTTATACGCTTCTCGACTTCTTCCCAGATGATTTCTTGATTATGATTGATGAAAGTCACATGACCATGGGGCAGATCAAGGGCATGTACAATGGAGACCGTTCTCGTAAGGAAATGTTGGTCAATTATGGTTTCCGTTTGCCGTCCGCCTTGGACAACCGTCCTCTCCGTCGGGAGGAGTTTGAAAGCCATGTGCATCAGATTGTTTACGTTTCAGCGACACCTGGTGACTATGAGAATGAACAGACCGAGACAGTGATCGAGCAAATCATCCGTCCGACTGGTCTTCTAGATCCAGAGGTGGAAGTTCGTCCGACTATGGGACAGATTGATGACCTTTTAGGTGAAATCAATGCCCGTGTTGAAAAGAATGAGCGTACCTTTATCACCACCTTGACCAAGAAAATGGCCGAAGATTTGACGGACTACTTCAAAGAAATGGGCATCAAGGTCAAGTACATGCACTCAGATATCAAGACCTTGGAGCGTACTGAGATTATCCGTGACTTGCGTTTAGGAGTCTTTGATGTCTTGGTCGGAATTAACCTGCTCCGCGAAGGGATTGACGTTCCTGAGGTAAGTTTAGTTGCCATTCTAGATGCTGATAAGGAAGGTTTCCTTCGTAACGAACGCGGTCTCATCCAGACCATTGGACGTGCTGCCCGTAATAGCGAAGGGCATGTCATCATGTATGCGGACACGATGACTCAATCTATGCAACGTGCTATCGATGAAACGGCTCGTCGTCGAAAAATCCAGATGACTTATAATGAAGAGCATGGTATCGTCCCTCAGACAATCAAGAAAGAAATCCGTGACTTAATTGCCGTGACTAAATCAGTAGCTAAGGAAGAGGACAAGGAAGTCGATATCAATAGCCTCAACAAACAAGAACGCAAGGAACTCGTCAAGAAACTCGAAAAACAAATGCAAGAAGCCGTCGAAGTACTTGATTTTGAACTGGCAGCTCAGATACGTGACATGATGTTGGAAGTGAAGGCGTTGGATTAG
- a CDS encoding GNAT family N-acetyltransferase has product MVYLRKLIEEDLLSLWKIAYSQSDPIWKQYDAPYYDDYQHFPNFQEFKLQKSESALNNSNRLGIFVDDKLVGTVSRYWVCKQTRWMELGICIYDKKFWNFGIGKAAMLQWIDQTFQDYLELEHLGLTTWSGNLGMVKLAEKLRMKKEAHIPKVRYYQGKYFDSIKYGILREKWGKINESYYQKDGNS; this is encoded by the coding sequence ATGGTTTATTTAAGAAAACTAATTGAAGAAGATCTGTTGTCTTTGTGGAAAATTGCTTATTCACAATCTGATCCAATTTGGAAGCAGTATGATGCTCCCTATTATGACGATTATCAGCATTTTCCTAATTTTCAAGAATTTAAACTACAAAAATCAGAATCCGCTCTAAACAACTCAAATCGCCTTGGTATTTTTGTTGATGATAAACTAGTTGGGACTGTTTCGCGCTACTGGGTATGTAAACAAACAAGATGGATGGAATTGGGAATTTGTATTTATGACAAGAAATTTTGGAACTTTGGAATTGGAAAAGCTGCTATGCTACAGTGGATAGATCAGACATTTCAGGATTACTTGGAGTTGGAGCATCTTGGTTTGACAACTTGGTCAGGAAATCTTGGTATGGTAAAACTTGCTGAAAAATTAAGAATGAAAAAAGAAGCTCATATTCCAAAAGTTCGTTATTACCAAGGCAAATATTTTGATAGTATTAAATATGGTATTTTGAGAGAAAAATGGGGGAAAATAAATGAATCTTACTATCAAAAAGATGGAAACTCCTGA